The following DNA comes from Raphanus sativus cultivar WK10039 unplaced genomic scaffold, ASM80110v3 Scaffold0165, whole genome shotgun sequence.
aaattatataattcatatataatatacaattaaTGTAACTAACACGACtaataaatcatgttttccaTATGAATTAAACGAACAAATATCTTAATTGGTTAATGGtgacaaaatttaatttattttaattgagagttttcaatattttgttttatttaccaAATGGAGATGTGGTTTCTCTCTCACGGTTCTGAACCTGCCTGGTTAGATTTGACGAGGACCACCGTAGACACCACCAtcgagcttcttcttctttgtcatgACTTCACTCTTTTTTGTTgtatctctcttcttcttcttcgttgtatctctcttcttattcttcattgtatatttattcttcTTCGTTGCGGCACCTTTCTTTTTCATAGTAGAGTCCTTTTTGTTCATCGCCGACActccctctctcttctttttccgGTGACTCGTGTATTTGGAACCATGGTTGAATTTTTTTCTGGCTCCGTATCTACCTTTTTGGTCTCGAGAGCAAAAAGatgaatatgatttttttccgaaaatagtacaactagtataactagtacaacttgTAACAAATCATTagtcaaattaaatattattaaaaatatattattcatgtATTTGATACATGCATGCGAGGAAGATTAGACCAATATGTCTTCTTGGTTCTACATCATCTTTTTTTATCATCTTTATacgtgaaaacaaaaaaaaataaaaatcactatATTAATTGCAAAGTTGTATACATATTTTACTTGTATCAGTTATACTTGGTATACTAGTTATACTCATtatagttgtactagttgtatTAGTAATACTCTGCGTTCTTCTTTATCTTGAATCTCataagaaaaagatgaaatttgATTCTAGATAAGATATAATTGATTGAACATGACTATGGGTTGATCGATTTGgtataagaaaaagaaatttagtagattattaaagaaaatttttgattttgttttatggtggAAGAACATTaatggagaagaaagaagaagaagaagaagattagggTTAAAATTGCATCGGGTTTTAGGTCGGATTTTGGGTCTGGATCCGGGTCAAATCTGGATAGGATAGTCATGGCATAAACTAGTAAATATGTTTAATTCTTTAAGTCTTATGGTCTTTTCcccaaattttgatttatttttaatttattttttaattaaaattagaaGTGTCCCATTCTAGATTTTTTCAACCCCCTTTGTCCCATACCAGAATTTGATCCAGTTTCTCGGATCTGGGGGGGATCGATCgtaatcagagagagagagacagagggTGAAAACTCAAATGGAGTCGATACTGGCACGGGCCTTGGAGTATACTCTCAAGTATTGGCTCAAATCATTCACCAGAGATCAATTCAAGCTTCAAGGCCGCACCGCTCAGCTTTCTAATCTAGGTcctccttcctcttcttcttcagtaaTGGGTTGAGTTTCATTGAGGGAAAGGTTGTGCCTTTGTGATTAAGattttgtgtttgtgtgtgtgtgtgtatgatTGCAGACATTAATGGGGAAGCTATACACGCCAGTATGGGTTTGCCTCCTGCCCTTAGTGTCACCACTGCCAAAGTTGGAAAATTGGAGATCATGGtttgttctcttctcttctcttctgaCTCTTTGGTGAACATCTAACTGAATCTGAACATCTTAGTTTTGTTCTTGAGTTGGTTTTGTTGGAATTAGAACTCTAGTTTCTCTACCTTTTTACTAGAtgtagctttaggattagtaaagAACATGGCTTTGGGTTTAGGATAGTACAATTTTTCTGACTATTTGGGCAGGGAGTGTCGGTGGGATTGTAATAGCTCTGTTGATTTTGAATGCATTTTCCACTTTTACCAGATATAGAATTTAGATTCAAGATCTGGAATAAGTAGTAACGTAGTTTGGATTTGTGATAGTTTGCCAAGGAAAGAAGTAATTGTGATAGTTAAATGGATATAAGTGATCATAATACTTCTCTTGTTGTCCACAAgcattgatttatttttctctttcacTCTTGTGCTCAAATAGCTTCCCTATGTGAGTAATGTGCAAACGGAGCCTATAGTTGTGCAGATCGATAAACTCGATCTTGTTCTTGAAGAAAATCCTGATGCTGATGTGACAAAGGGTCCAAGCAGGTAGGGGAGCCCTGCTCCATCTGTTTTGCCTCTACTCATTcttcattgatgctttcattcCCAGAAGTTTATTGagcctttcatttttttttctgttttcacTTTCAGTGTTCAGTCTCCTACCGCCTCTGTAAAAAGTAACGGTTATGGATTCGCTGACAAGGTGAGGCATCTCTGCTACTTGGTcgatattttcaaaaacatacCAATAAAAGCACGGAGGCAATATTAGTTTTCTACTGATTCAAATAGTCCGGCCTCTTCTTGTTGTTATTTTGTGATTCATGCAACCGATAACTATCATCATTGTAGTACCATTTGCCACTATATTGGCATATTGCTGATAATGTTTTGGCCAACATCTGTTTGTGAGTCTTACTAAAAGAGGGAGACCGAAATTGAAAAATTGATGGTTTTTATCACTTTTGTGGTTTGGTAGATGGTTTGAGCATTGTTCATTTTCGGTCTTTCTTGTACATATGGTTGAAGACTAGTTAAGCATATAATCCTTTTGTTTTCGGTCTTTCTTTGGTGTAAGTGTAAAGTTCTATTCGTTTTCGACGCAGAGGTCCTCAGCGcaattatattatttcttatgtttttcaGATTGCAGATGGAATGACTTTACAAGTTAAAGTGGTGAACCTTCTTCTTGAGACTGGTGGTGGTGCTCACCGTGAAGGAGGGGCAGCCTGGTAAGCTGTTTTTTACTTATCCATTGTCTCTAGCAGTTAGAAATATAGCTTTACGTCTCTGGGTGTTGTAATCTCGTTACTTTGTGTTCTTTGATGCCTTACTTTTAATTACTTCAGTTAATTTATGAGTTTCACATTGCGACCTGCCTAGTTAATGCATTTGTATGTCTGTCTAAGCTCTTAATACTTTGTATCTAGGGCTGCTCCACTGGCATCTATTACAATACGCAACCTTGTTCTGTACACCACTAATGAGAATTGGAAGGTGAGCTCTGCGAGCATGATGTAATAAAATCCTCTTCTGGAAGAATTAGTATTTCTAATCTGAATGAATTATTTGATTACAGGTTGTAAATCTGAAGGAAGCAAGGGACTTCTCTACTAACACaggatttatttatttgtttaaggTATTGATGTCAATTTTTAAGCTAGTTGCCCTTGATACTACTATATTCTTTGAAGAGacaatttgttatttttctacCTGTGACGCATATATACATTCCTTGTCAGAAACTTGAATGGGAAGCTTTATCAATTGATCTTCTGCCACATCCTGATATGTTCACTGACGCTAATTTAGCTCGTTCTGAAGAAGCAAATCTGAGAGATGATGATGGTGCAAAACGAGTTTTCTTTGGCGGAGAACGCTTTCTAGATGGAATTTCTGGCCAAGCACATGTAAACATTTGTTTCTGAATTGTATTTTTACTTGCATGGAGGCTTGAAGTTATCTAAAATTTTGGTCTTTAACCCTGATGGTGCCCTCTTGTTTAGATCACAGTTCAGAGAACAGCACTAAACAGTCCACTTGGGCTTGAAGTCCAGCTGCACATTCCAGAAGCTGTTTGTCCAGCGTTAAGTGAACCAGGTTTgaacacacactctctctcttcgTTTTCAGGATTCTGGTTTGGTGGATATGGATAACTAAGCCTACCTATTATTATTGGGAATAGGGTTACGCGCTCTTCTCCGCTTTCTAACTGGAATGTATCTATGCCTAAACCGAGGAGATGTGGATCCAAAATCTCAGCAGGTcttataaatttcatattcCCTGTGGATCTTTATAAGGAAAAGTTTGATATGAAATCTTTTTTCTCACTCTTTAATGGATGCTTCAAGCAGTCAGCTGAAGCAGCAGGACGGTCTCTAGTCTCTGTTCTTGTGGATCATGTGTTTCTTTGCATTAAGGATGCCGGTTAGTTTCTGTATATgcttaaaattgaaatataatttactttGTTAAGAGTGCAGTGCAGTTTTGCATGGAACCATCACTCTTGTTTCTTGGGTTTAACTTTTACCCCTCTTCATGACATTTCAGAATTCCAACTGGAACTACTAATGCAATCACTCCTCTTTTCTCGGGTATGTTCTCactgatttttagatttttagctAGTAACTTTCATGAAGTTTTTTCCTACCAGTATACTCATAGGATTAGGTGCACTTCATTACTTTGAGAATCTTAAGGAATTATATGGCACCGAAATCTGATATCGATAGCCAATGCCTGCAGGCCTGTGTTTCGGACGGAGAATCAGCCAACTATTTGACTAAGATTTTGATTGGTGGTCTATTTTTAAGGTGAATAGCTCGGACCAAAATCTCTGTTTAGAGTAAACTGTCAATAggctttcttatttttaaagttcaaaCTGCTTCCGGTTATCATATCAATAAATTTATCGCTACAAGTTTACTAGGCTGATCTCTGAGCACTTTGTTATTACTGTTGATCTTCAGAGAATTGTGTTTTTTCTCAGTTGTGACTTACCCTTTTTTACATACACTATAATCTTTGTTTCTGATGGCTGTTTGGAGACTTTATCCTATTACCTTTTTATTACCACTGTTTAGAACTTAAAGTTCTTGCTTAATTGCTCATGGTTGCAATTCAGGGATGCTTTCTCCCGCTCTCCTTGTGCTCTCATCCAACCATCTATGAAAGCTGCTGCCGAAGACCTTGCAGTTCCTGACTTCGGTAAATATTATTCTGAACTGtaatttacaataaattattcTTTTGTGAATCCTGTCAATTGTTGAAACATCTTCATGCTGATTCATTTTCCTTCACATATTTGGTGCAGCCAAGAACTTTTGCCCTGTCATATATCCATTGGACAACGGGCCGTGGCAATTAATCCAGGATGTACCTTTGATCTCCTTACACTCTCTTCAAGTCAAGCCATCCCCAAAACCTCCACAACTATTCTCAAAGACAGTTATACAGTGCCAGCCACTCATGGTATGTTTGTGTATATCAagacaaaatcaaaatcttttttttgcgTCAATAATATTTTCACCATTTTACTTGTGATTTTTCCAGGTTCATCTTCAGGAAGAAGCTTGTTTAAGGATCTCTTCTTTTTTGGCTGATGGCATAGTTGTGAACCCTGGTTGTGATGTTTTACCAGATAATTCCGTTAACTCTCTTCTTTTCACCCTCAAAGAGTTAGATGTTTCTGTTCCATTAGACATGAGTAACTTGGAAGAGTCACCAATCAAGGAAGATCTTTCAACGAAAAAGGTCTTCGCTGGAGCAAGGCTTCATATTGAAAACTTATCTTTTGCGGAGTCACCTACCCTGAAAGTTCGGCTACTAAACCTGGAGAAGGATCCTGCTTGCTTCTGTCTATGGCTGGGACAGCCTATTGACGCCAGCCAAAAGAAATGGACAGCTGGAGTCTCACATTTTAGTTTGGCTTTGGAAACATCTTCCAACTCCACTGAACTTCAGAGCTCTCGTGGACCAGAAATGGGTTTATGGAACTGTGTTGAAGGAAAAGACGTGTCTATAGAAGTTGCAATGGTATCTGCGGATGGGAAGCCACTGATAGCAATTCCTCCTCCTGGTGGTATTGTTCGTATAGGAGTTGCTTGTGAGCAGTATATTTCGAATGCTTCAGTGGAGCAGTTATTTTTTGTTCTGGACCTGTACTCTTACTTCGGTAAGGTCAGTGAAAAGATATCGATTGTTAAAGAAAGCAAACGCAAGAGTACTGTTTCTTTGACTGGAGGGTTGTTGGAGAAGGTTCCTAGCGATACTGCTGTAAAATTAGCTTTGAAGGATCTGCAGCTGAAGTTTCTCGAGTCTTCCTTTACTGGTACTCAGGACATGCCACTTGTTCAGTTTCTTGGCAAAGATCTTGTTGTGAAGGTAACTCATAGAACCCTTGGAGGCGCTATTGCAGTATCTTCCAATGTATACTGGGAAAATATTGAGGTAGATTGTGTAGATACCGAGGTGCAACAAGAACATGAGAATAACTGTAATGGTCAGTTAGTTGGCTGTAATGGGTCAACCCCTTTGAGGCGTGTCTTTTGGATTGTCAATGGAAGACGTGATGGGCATATTGTGATGCCTTTTCTTGACATAAGCGTGACTAATGTGATTCCCCTCAGTGAAAAGGATATGGAGTGCCACAGTTTAAGCATCGTGGCTTATATTTCAGGCGTACGTCTAGGAGGAGGAATGAACTACACTGAAGCTCTTTTACACAGATTTGGAATTCTAAATCGTAATGGTGGTCCAGGAGAGGGCCTGTCTAGAGGGTTAGAGCATTTATCTTCTGGACCTTTGTCAAAACTTTTCAAAGCATCTATTGTTGATGACAGGAAACAAGGTACTGGAATGGAATTATACCACTTTATCATTGGTACTCTTATCATGTTCATGTAAAAGTATAATATGCAGATTGTTCTCGTTTTACAGCTTCAACTCTGCTAACCATTTTTGCTAACATATGCATCTAGATGGAGCTCTGGGGAGTCGGAATGGAGATGGTTTCGCACATTTGGGAACGCCAGATGACATTGATGTCTCCATTGAGTTAAGAGACTGGTTGTTTGCTTTGGAGGGCAGAGAAGGTGTGGCAGAAAGGTGGGGGTCTGACGATAATGAAGATATTGGAAGGGAAGAAAGGTGCTGGCACACAAACTTCCAAACTTTCCGAGTAATAGCCAAGAGTACACCAAAGCTTGTGGATCCAAATGTGACAGAAACCAAGCATGCTGCTCACAAATTTCCTGTAGACTCAATTATTGTAAGTATCTGTACACCTTATTTCTCCACAGCTTATATTATCCGTTCCTGAACTTTCTAAGGTCAATGATAACTTGTTCATCTTTTAAAAAGATCATATGTAATTCTCAGAGCTGCCTTTATCTTCTCGTGTCTTATAAAATTACATTCTTGAATGCAATAATGACTGTCAACTATTAGGTTACTAGgccttttatattttatttgtaaaatgcaTTATAGGTCAATGTCGAAGGTCTACAGACATTGAAGCCTCAGATGCAGAAAGAGACCATTCCAAATGGACATCACGAAAATGGTCACCTGCCTGGAGGGGTTAACATTGAAGCTAACATTGTAGCATCTGAAGACAAATCTGGTCATGATGACACGTTGAGCTGGGTGGCAGAGAGTCTGAAATTCTCTGTTAAGCAACCTGTAAGTGAATCTGAGCTCATTGCTTTCTTCTTTATATAAAAGCAGATTTTGTAATAGAGTTGCTTTAAACGATTCGTTCTTTCTCCTGCAGGTTGAAGCAGTTGTTACAAAGGACGAGCTGCAACATCTGACGTTCTTGTGCAAATCTGAAGTTGACTCGATGGGTAGGATAGTCGCAGGCGTTCTACGCGTGCTGAAGCTTGAAGAATCTGTTGGACATGCAGCTCTAAATCAACTAAGCAACCTTGGTACACTTATCTCAAACTCCTCTGCTTCTATATCAAGAGAATAGCTTTAGCTTCCTCCAGTTATTGAAGTTTATCGACCCATGTTGCAGGAAGTGAAGGCTTTGACAAGATGTTCTCCCCAAAAGCGAGCAGAGCAGGCACTCCCAGAAGCTCACCTTTTGGTGCAGCATCAGATTCAATGAGGGAAACTTCTTCACGTGCAGACCTGGAATCTACCATTTCTTCCATTGAGGAAGCATCAGTGGAGCTAGAGGCCAAGTGTTCATCTTTAGTTTCTGATCTCTGCGATTCAGAGTCTGAAACTTCGGCAAAACACATCAAAGACCTGAAGCAGAAACTCGAGAGCTTGCAGAGCTTGATGGCTAAACTACGAACCCAAATCTAAAAGTGAAGCAGAGAAGctaatttttttatgtatatatcatATACAGAGATGCGAGAATCACTACTTGAAGCGGGaaagttttgtattttaaatacgCCCAGAGACTATATTTGTGTATGCATATGAGCAATGCTCTGTTTTTACAGTTGCCCAAAAGAAACTGTCTTTAAATCTTTATGATAAAGTTTTGAGATTTACCATAAAagctctgtttctttttttgtgtacGTTCTTTGGATAAAAAGGTTAGCTTTACGTCTCTTGAATGATAGCTGCTTATGGGGAGAATCTGATTGTTTCAAAACCATACTTTCTAGACCCTTCCTTGTACCTCAAGGCTCTCAAACTATGCAGCTACCAAAACGTCGTGAAACAATTTGTGTTGATCCACGGGAACTCTGTGACAAATGGGTTTGTCTCCAATCTTCAGTTGAACAACAATTTGTTGAAATTGTACGTAAGACAAGGAGATGTGAAACACGCACGTAAAAACTGTTTGATAGAATGCCTAAAAGAGAGGTTGGTTCTTGGACAGCTATGATCTCGGGATATTCTCAACTTGGCTACCACCGGCACGCGTCGCTGTTGTTCATACACATGCGCCGGGAATCTGTTAGGGGCCTTAGGGCTAATGATTTCACTTACGGGAGTGTTTTGAAGTCGTGTAAAGATTTGGGTTGTCTGAGAGAAGGTATGTAGATACATAGTTGTGTGGAGAAAGGGAAATTCGCAGGGAACTTAGTTGTGAGGAGTGCATTGCTTTGTATGCTAAGTGTAGGAAGTTTGAGGATGTTCGTCTTCTGTTTGATTCAATGAAACAAAGGGATTTGTTTTCTTGGAATATAATGACCAACTAGACTTTGATCGCGCCGatgtattttcaaaaatgttgctatttattttttatgtcaatatTAAAACTGAGCAAAAAATTCGAAGCACCGAACTGAACCGATCCAAAAAGTAATaccaaactcaaaccaaaattgattaaatatccaaattattcaaaatttttgtaTTTAGATAGCCGAATCCGATatgaaccgaagtatttc
Coding sequences within:
- the LOC108829102 gene encoding uncharacterized protein LOC108829102, whose protein sequence is MESILARALEYTLKYWLKSFTRDQFKLQGRTAQLSNLDINGEAIHASMGLPPALSVTTAKVGKLEIMLPYVSNVQTEPIVVQIDKLDLVLEENPDADVTKGPSSVQSPTASVKSNGYGFADKIADGMTLQVKVVNLLLETGGGAHREGGAAWAAPLASITIRNLVLYTTNENWKVVNLKEARDFSTNTGFIYLFKKLEWEALSIDLLPHPDMFTDANLARSEEANLRDDDGAKRVFFGGERFLDGISGQAHITVQRTALNSPLGLEVQLHIPEAVCPALSEPGLRALLRFLTGMYLCLNRGDVDPKSQQSAEAAGRSLVSVLVDHVFLCIKDAEFQLELLMQSLLFSRACVSDGESANYLTKILIGGLFLRDAFSRSPCALIQPSMKAAAEDLAVPDFAKNFCPVIYPLDNGPWQLIQDVPLISLHSLQVKPSPKPPQLFSKTVIQCQPLMVHLQEEACLRISSFLADGIVVNPGCDVLPDNSVNSLLFTLKELDVSVPLDMSNLEESPIKEDLSTKKVFAGARLHIENLSFAESPTLKVRLLNLEKDPACFCLWLGQPIDASQKKWTAGVSHFSLALETSSNSTELQSSRGPEMGLWNCVEGKDVSIEVAMVSADGKPLIAIPPPGGIVRIGVACEQYISNASVEQLFFVLDLYSYFGKVSEKISIVKESKRKSTVSLTGGLLEKVPSDTAVKLALKDLQLKFLESSFTGTQDMPLVQFLGKDLVVKVTHRTLGGAIAVSSNVYWENIEVDCVDTEVQQEHENNCNGQLVGCNGSTPLRRVFWIVNGRRDGHIVMPFLDISVTNVIPLSEKDMECHSLSIVAYISGVRLGGGMNYTEALLHRFGILNRNGGPGEGLSRGLEHLSSGPLSKLFKASIVDDRKQDGALGSRNGDGFAHLGTPDDIDVSIELRDWLFALEGREGVAERWGSDDNEDIGREERCWHTNFQTFRVIAKSTPKLVDPNVTETKHAAHKFPVDSIIVNVEGLQTLKPQMQKETIPNGHHENGHLPGGVNIEANIVASEDKSGHDDTLSWVAESLKFSVKQPVEAVVTKDELQHLTFLCKSEVDSMGRIVAGVLRVLKLEESVGHAALNQLSNLGSEGFDKMFSPKASRAGTPRSSPFGAASDSMRETSSRADLESTISSIEEASVELEAKCSSLVSDLCDSESETSAKHIKDLKQKLESLQSLMAKLRTQI